The sequence CCCACTTTCTTTATAATACGCTAGAGTCTATCCGTGCACTGGCTGAAATAAAGGGGAATTTGGAAATTGTGGATATGAGTTCGTCACTTGGGGCATTTCTTCGTTATAGTATCAAACAAGGTCATGATTTTGTTTTCCTAAAAGATGAGTTCAACCAAGTGAATAATTATATCAACATTCAACAGCGACGATTCGGCAATCTAGATATTCGCTATAACCTGGAACCTTTTATTCTAAACAGCAGAACAATTCCGCTCATTTTACAACCTTTAGTTGAAAACGCTATCCAACACGGATTGGAGGAGAAGCTGTATGACAGAATCATTACAATAGAGGGTACATTCAGGAACCATGACCTTATCATTAAAGTAATAGATAACGGAAAAGGCATGGAGGCATCACTTGTTAAACAAATCAACGATGCTTTAGCCGAAAACAATTATAACCATAAGCAATTAGGTATCGGCTTAAATAACGTGGATTCTCGTATTAAAATGACTTACGGAAACCAATATGGACTACGGATTGAAAGTGAATGGCATAAGGGCACTACCATGATTGTTACCATTCCATATATGCCTTGAATACTAGCAAAGAGAATGAACAGGAAAGGAAGATTAAGTATGGCTCATGTCCTAATTGTTGATGATGAAAAATTAATCAGGGAAGGTATTCACGCTATGTTAAACAGATTACTGCCGGGACACCAATGTTTATTAGCAGATAACGGAAAAACTGCGTTAGATGTCGTCGAGTCTCAAAAAATTGATCTGATCATTTCTGACATCAAGATGCCTGTCATGGACGGCATGGATTTTGCCAGGGAACTAGTAAGCAAAAACTATCAAATACCTTTTATTTTCCTGACAGGATTAGAGGAATTTACATTAGTACAACAAGCCATAAAATATCGCGCAATCGACTATATCCTTAAGCCGATAAATGGAGAAGAATTAAAGACAATTGTTCATTCATGCCTGGATTTCTCTGTTTATCTCGAGGGCAAAGAAATCCCCGAAACAACTAGAAGCTCATTTGAACAATTTGAATTCCGAATTCATAATTCGCTTGAAGCACTCGATAAACAAGCGATTGAGACATTAATCTTAGAAATATATGAAGAGATGGAAGATAAGCGTA is a genomic window of Gracilibacillus salinarum containing:
- a CDS encoding response regulator — its product is MAHVLIVDDEKLIREGIHAMLNRLLPGHQCLLADNGKTALDVVESQKIDLIISDIKMPVMDGMDFARELVSKNYQIPFIFLTGLEEFTLVQQAIKYRAIDYILKPINGEELKTIVHSCLDFSVYLEGKEIPETTRSSFEQFEFRIHNSLEALDKQAIETLILEIYEEMEDKRILCHELQRIINSFAIKRNISGVDYLFQNQPVNAMQAVQITHQLMDTLQANTKEETIIDIAKRYIKDNLHKPPTLVEVSDAVHLNPNYFSDYFKEKTGEAFSKYVSRLRMEKAKALLKDTRIKIKDVAQQCGYHDAQNFRDKFKQVIGVSPNQYRKTQKLR